In Coregonus clupeaformis isolate EN_2021a chromosome 15, ASM2061545v1, whole genome shotgun sequence, one genomic interval encodes:
- the LOC121582574 gene encoding serine/threonine-protein kinase ULK1 isoform X13 — MEAVGKFEFSRKDLIGHGAFAVVFKGRNREKHDWEVAVKCINKKNLAKSQTLLGKEIKILKELKHENIVALHDFQETASSVYLVMEYCNGGDLADYLHSKGTLSEDTIRVFLQQIAGAMRVLQAKGIIHRDLKPQNILLSNPAGRKSHSTNTCIKIADFGFARYLQNNMMAATLCGSPMYMAPEVIMSQNYDAKADLWSIGTILFQCLTGKAPFQASSPQDLRLFYEKNKNLSPNIPRETSCPLRHLLLGLLQRNHKERMDFEEFFRHPFLEASSSMKKTTPAVTMTCFPSSTSASSCSSSSTSHLASPPQSLAEVQQLRAKTLTSPTQDAPGFLLKDSSGGVCSSKNSSCDTDDFVMVPAHFPTAELTCEGPTGKVFHDSLMNSGSLLAFGGLGSQCKSPPHSPSYSGSPSPISRPIEFSGSNCGSYGNYGQSLPIPVPTQVHNYQRMEQNLHSPSQEGSPRLSTPVHRCSSNSSLGFGRTGPSPPYPGGHGALSGLRRLSVGGARPFQLSPQALQFLDTRPPAQQQGLGTRLHSAPCLLEAASRGGRQKIRKQHSDPVVANHKAGMMAMRPLHSSPRLSELMQRSPLPTILGSPSRAIPPFEFPKPPSSPNLVTFLAQQGLVLAPPGSRTASDHRDPGQPPTGQLGQYSHRTAEDNKSFGRSQSAGRLSDMLLMAAFGGPLGERGSSENLGSNRGAIDITEPSGGGAVAAGSASPAQVVFTVGSPPSSSTPPQTSRTRQYSGSSSSISPVGSFTSRYQTGTYLDGFEGPSSPRYSFTDPITANMGGPVTFLAPELPEETLMEQEHTETLRSLRFTLDFACCLMEVAGVRGTGTGAWAEQGDTTPPSLLQQQSLVADQISSLSREWSYAEQLVLYMKTAELLSSALHTAMERIKQGKLYPSATVKQVVKRLNELYKSSVSSCLSLNARLQRFFSRKHRLMDHINTITAERLLFSHTVQMVQAAALDEMFHQGEASVLRYHKALLLMEGLSLLLTKHDDILSVNKCKECIERRLTALQSGLCV, encoded by the exons tACTGCAATGGTGGGGACCTGGCAGACTATCTCCACT CCAAGGGCACCCTGAGTGAGGACACTATCCGGGTGTTCCTGCAGCAGATAGCCGGGGCCATGAGGGTGCTGCAGGCCAAGGGGATCATTCACAGAGACCTCAAACCACAGAACATCCTGCTCTCCAACCCCGCAGGACGCAAGTCCCACTCCACCAACACCTGCATCAAGATAG CTGACTTTGGGTTTGCCCGGTACCTTCAGAACAACATGATGGCTGCTACTCTGTGTGGGTCCCCTATGTACATG GCACCTGAAGTCATCATGTCTCAAAACTATGATGCCAAAGCTGACCTGTGGAGCATCGGAACCATTTTGTTCCAGTGTCTGACTGGGAAAGCCCCATTTCAG GCTAGCAGTCCCCAGGACCTCCGGCTATTTTATGAGAAAAACAAGAACCTCAGCCCCAA TATCCCCAGAGAGACCTCCTGTCCCCTGAGGCATCTGCTGCTGGGTCTTCTGCAGCGCAACCACAAGGAACGCATGGACTTTG AGGAGTTCTTCCGTCATCCCTTCCTGGAGGCGAGCTCGTCCATGAAGAAAA CAACTCCTGCTGTGACCATGACGTGCTTTCCCAGCTCCACTTCAGCCAGCTCTTGTAGCAGCTCTTCCACCTCACACCTGGCCTCCCCACCA caGTCCCTGGCTGAGGTCCAACAGCTCCGTGCCAAGACCCTCACCTCTCCTACCCAGGATGCCCCTGGCTTCCTCCTCAAGGACTCGTCTGGAGGGGTCTGCAGCAGCAAGAACTCCTCCTGTGACACAGACGACTTTGTCATGGTGCCCGCCCACTTTCCCA CAGCTGAGCTCACCTGTGAGGGGCCTACTGGAAAGGTGTTCCACGACAGTCTGATGAACAGCGG CTCTCTGCTGGCCTTTGGTGGCCTGGGCAGTCAGTGCAAGAGCCCACCCCACTCCCCCTCCTACAGCGGCTCCCCCAGCCCCATCAG TCGGCCTATCGAGTTCTCTGGCAGTAACTGTGGTAGCTATGGTAACTATGGTCAGTCTTTGCCCATTCCGGTTCCCACTCAGGTCCACAACTACCAGCGCATGGAGCAGAACCTACATTCCCCCAGCCAGGAGGGCTCCCCACG GCTGTCCACCCCAGTGCACCGCTGCAGCAGCAATAGTTCACTGGGATTCGGAAGGACTGGCCCATCTCCGCCTTACCCAGGAGGCCACGGGGCCTTGTCTGGCCTCCGCAGGCTGTCTGTAGGAGGGGCCAGACCCTTCCAGCTTTCACCTCAAG CTCTCCAGTTCCTCGACACGCGGCCTCCCGCTCAGCAGCAGGGCCTTGGAACCCGGCTCCACAGCGCCCCCTGTCTCCTGGAGGCTGCTAGCAGAGGCGGCAGGCAAAAGATCAGGAAGCAGCACTCGGACCCAGTGGTGGCCAACCACAAGGCAGGCATGATGGCTATGCGGCCCCTGCACTCCTCCCCCAGGCTGAGTGAACTCATGCAGCGCAGCCCCCTTCCCACTATCCTGGGATCCCCCTCTAGA GCCATCCCACCCTTTGAGTTTCCCAAACCTCCCAGCTCCCCCAACCTGGTGACCTTCCTGGCCCAGCAGGGCCTGGTTCTTGCCCCGCCTGGCAGCAGGACTGCCTCAGACCACAGGGACCCAGGACAGCCTCCTACTGGCCAGCTTGGTCAATACAGCCACAGGACCGCAGAGGACAACAAGAGCTTTGGCAGGTCTCAGAGTGCAGGTCGTCTTTCTGACATGTTGCTGATGGCTGCGTTTGGAGGGCCGCTGGGGGAGCGGGGCAGCAGTGAGAACCTCGGATCTAACAGAGGAGCCATAGACATAACAG AACCCTCTGGTGGTGGTGCCGTGGCTGCAGGCTCAGCCAGCCCAGCCCAGGTGGTGTTCACTGTGGGCTCCCCGCCCAGCAGCAGCACCCCACCACAGACCTCCAGGACCAGGCAGTACTCAG GCTCCTCCAGCTCTATCAGCCCAGTGGGGTCCTTTACCAGCCGATATCAGACAGGCACCTATCTAGACGGCTTCGAGGGTCCCTCCAGTCCACGCTACAGCTTCACGGACCCCATCACGGCCAACATGGGGGGACCGGTCACCTTCCTGGCCCCTGAGCTGCCAGAGGAGACACTGATGGAG CAGGAGCACACAGAGACCCTGAGGAGCCTGCGCTTCACCCTGGACTTTGCCTGCTGTCTGATGGAGGTGGCGGGAGTCAgggggactgggactggggcctGGGCGGAGCAGGGGGACACCACCCCACCCTCCCTCCTGCAGCAGCAGAGCCTGGTGGCAGACCAGATCAGCTCCCTCAGCCGGGAGTGGAG CTATGCGGAGCAGCTGGTGTTGTACATGAAGACTGCAGAGCTCCTGTCGTCTGCCTTACACACAGCCATGGAGCGCATCAAACAGGGCAAACTGTACCCCTCTGCTACTGTCAAACAAG TGGTCAAGAGACTGAATGAGCTGTACAAGTCCAGCGTGTCGTCCTGTCTCTCCCTCAACGCCCGGCTGCAGCGCTTCTTCTCCCGGAAGCACCGTCTCATGGACCACATTAACACCATCACCGCCGAGAGGCTGCTGTTCAGCCACACCGTTCAGATG GTGCAGGCTGCTGCTCTGGATGAGATGTTCCACCAGGGAGAGGCGTCGGTGCTGCGCTACCACAAGGCCCTGCTGCTGATGGagggcctgtccctgctcctcacCAAGCACGACGACATCCTCAGCGTTAACAAAT GTAAGGAGTGCATCGAGCGTCGCCTCACAGCACTCCAGTCAGGGCTCTGCGTCTGA
- the LOC121582574 gene encoding serine/threonine-protein kinase ULK1 isoform X5, which produces MEAVGKFEFSRKDLIGHGAFAVVFKGRNREKHDWEVAVKCINKKNLAKSQTLLGKEIKILKELKHENIVALHDFQETASSVYLVMEYCNGGDLADYLHSKGTLSEDTIRVFLQQIAGAMRVLQAKGIIHRDLKPQNILLSNPAGRKSHSTNTCIKIADFGFARYLQNNMMAATLCGSPMYMAPEVIMSQNYDAKADLWSIGTILFQCLTGKAPFQASSPQDLRLFYEKNKNLSPNIPRETSCPLRHLLLGLLQRNHKERMDFEEFFRHPFLEASSSMKKTTPAVTMTCFPSSTSASSCSSSSTSHLASPPQSLAEVQQLRAKTLTSPTQDAPGFLLKDSSGGVCSSKNSSCDTDDFVMVPAHFPTAELTCEGPTGKVFHDSLMNSGSLLAFGGLGSQCKSPPHSPSYSGSPSPISRPIEFSGSNCGSYGNYGQSLPIPVPTQVHNYQRMEQNLHSPSQEGSPRLSTPVHRCSSNSSLGFGRTGPSPPYPGGHGALSGLRRLSVGGARPFQLSPQVGTIPELPGQARPLGTDTGNEGSQGGALQFLDTRPPAQQQGLGTRLHSAPCLLEAASRGGRQKIRKQHSDPVVANHKAGMMAMRPLHSSPRLSELMQRSPLPTILGSPSRAIPPFEFPKPPSSPNLVTFLAQQGLVLAPPGSRTASDHRDPGQPPTGQLGQYSHRTAEDNKSFGRSQSAGRLSDMLLMAAFGGPLGERGSSENLGSNRGAIDITEPSGGGAVAAGSASPAQVVFTVGSPPSSSTPPQTSRTRQYSAGSSSSISPVGSFTSRYQTGTYLDGFEGPSSPRYSFTDPITANMGGPVTFLAPELPEETLMEQEHTETLRSLRFTLDFACCLMEVAGVRGTGTGAWAEQGDTTPPSLLQQQSLVADQISSLSREWSYAEQLVLYMKTAELLSSALHTAMERIKQGKLYPSATVKQVVKRLNELYKSSVSSCLSLNARLQRFFSRKHRLMDHINTITAERLLFSHTVQMVQAAALDEMFHQGEASVLRYHKALLLMEGLSLLLTKHDDILSVNKCKECIERRLTALQSGLCV; this is translated from the exons tACTGCAATGGTGGGGACCTGGCAGACTATCTCCACT CCAAGGGCACCCTGAGTGAGGACACTATCCGGGTGTTCCTGCAGCAGATAGCCGGGGCCATGAGGGTGCTGCAGGCCAAGGGGATCATTCACAGAGACCTCAAACCACAGAACATCCTGCTCTCCAACCCCGCAGGACGCAAGTCCCACTCCACCAACACCTGCATCAAGATAG CTGACTTTGGGTTTGCCCGGTACCTTCAGAACAACATGATGGCTGCTACTCTGTGTGGGTCCCCTATGTACATG GCACCTGAAGTCATCATGTCTCAAAACTATGATGCCAAAGCTGACCTGTGGAGCATCGGAACCATTTTGTTCCAGTGTCTGACTGGGAAAGCCCCATTTCAG GCTAGCAGTCCCCAGGACCTCCGGCTATTTTATGAGAAAAACAAGAACCTCAGCCCCAA TATCCCCAGAGAGACCTCCTGTCCCCTGAGGCATCTGCTGCTGGGTCTTCTGCAGCGCAACCACAAGGAACGCATGGACTTTG AGGAGTTCTTCCGTCATCCCTTCCTGGAGGCGAGCTCGTCCATGAAGAAAA CAACTCCTGCTGTGACCATGACGTGCTTTCCCAGCTCCACTTCAGCCAGCTCTTGTAGCAGCTCTTCCACCTCACACCTGGCCTCCCCACCA caGTCCCTGGCTGAGGTCCAACAGCTCCGTGCCAAGACCCTCACCTCTCCTACCCAGGATGCCCCTGGCTTCCTCCTCAAGGACTCGTCTGGAGGGGTCTGCAGCAGCAAGAACTCCTCCTGTGACACAGACGACTTTGTCATGGTGCCCGCCCACTTTCCCA CAGCTGAGCTCACCTGTGAGGGGCCTACTGGAAAGGTGTTCCACGACAGTCTGATGAACAGCGG CTCTCTGCTGGCCTTTGGTGGCCTGGGCAGTCAGTGCAAGAGCCCACCCCACTCCCCCTCCTACAGCGGCTCCCCCAGCCCCATCAG TCGGCCTATCGAGTTCTCTGGCAGTAACTGTGGTAGCTATGGTAACTATGGTCAGTCTTTGCCCATTCCGGTTCCCACTCAGGTCCACAACTACCAGCGCATGGAGCAGAACCTACATTCCCCCAGCCAGGAGGGCTCCCCACG GCTGTCCACCCCAGTGCACCGCTGCAGCAGCAATAGTTCACTGGGATTCGGAAGGACTGGCCCATCTCCGCCTTACCCAGGAGGCCACGGGGCCTTGTCTGGCCTCCGCAGGCTGTCTGTAGGAGGGGCCAGACCCTTCCAGCTTTCACCTCAAG TGGGCACCATCCCTGAGCTGCCAGGGCAGGCGCGCCCGCTGGGCACAGACACAGGCAACGAGGGGTCGCAGGGTGGAG CTCTCCAGTTCCTCGACACGCGGCCTCCCGCTCAGCAGCAGGGCCTTGGAACCCGGCTCCACAGCGCCCCCTGTCTCCTGGAGGCTGCTAGCAGAGGCGGCAGGCAAAAGATCAGGAAGCAGCACTCGGACCCAGTGGTGGCCAACCACAAGGCAGGCATGATGGCTATGCGGCCCCTGCACTCCTCCCCCAGGCTGAGTGAACTCATGCAGCGCAGCCCCCTTCCCACTATCCTGGGATCCCCCTCTAGA GCCATCCCACCCTTTGAGTTTCCCAAACCTCCCAGCTCCCCCAACCTGGTGACCTTCCTGGCCCAGCAGGGCCTGGTTCTTGCCCCGCCTGGCAGCAGGACTGCCTCAGACCACAGGGACCCAGGACAGCCTCCTACTGGCCAGCTTGGTCAATACAGCCACAGGACCGCAGAGGACAACAAGAGCTTTGGCAGGTCTCAGAGTGCAGGTCGTCTTTCTGACATGTTGCTGATGGCTGCGTTTGGAGGGCCGCTGGGGGAGCGGGGCAGCAGTGAGAACCTCGGATCTAACAGAGGAGCCATAGACATAACAG AACCCTCTGGTGGTGGTGCCGTGGCTGCAGGCTCAGCCAGCCCAGCCCAGGTGGTGTTCACTGTGGGCTCCCCGCCCAGCAGCAGCACCCCACCACAGACCTCCAGGACCAGGCAGTACTCAG CAGGCTCCTCCAGCTCTATCAGCCCAGTGGGGTCCTTTACCAGCCGATATCAGACAGGCACCTATCTAGACGGCTTCGAGGGTCCCTCCAGTCCACGCTACAGCTTCACGGACCCCATCACGGCCAACATGGGGGGACCGGTCACCTTCCTGGCCCCTGAGCTGCCAGAGGAGACACTGATGGAG CAGGAGCACACAGAGACCCTGAGGAGCCTGCGCTTCACCCTGGACTTTGCCTGCTGTCTGATGGAGGTGGCGGGAGTCAgggggactgggactggggcctGGGCGGAGCAGGGGGACACCACCCCACCCTCCCTCCTGCAGCAGCAGAGCCTGGTGGCAGACCAGATCAGCTCCCTCAGCCGGGAGTGGAG CTATGCGGAGCAGCTGGTGTTGTACATGAAGACTGCAGAGCTCCTGTCGTCTGCCTTACACACAGCCATGGAGCGCATCAAACAGGGCAAACTGTACCCCTCTGCTACTGTCAAACAAG TGGTCAAGAGACTGAATGAGCTGTACAAGTCCAGCGTGTCGTCCTGTCTCTCCCTCAACGCCCGGCTGCAGCGCTTCTTCTCCCGGAAGCACCGTCTCATGGACCACATTAACACCATCACCGCCGAGAGGCTGCTGTTCAGCCACACCGTTCAGATG GTGCAGGCTGCTGCTCTGGATGAGATGTTCCACCAGGGAGAGGCGTCGGTGCTGCGCTACCACAAGGCCCTGCTGCTGATGGagggcctgtccctgctcctcacCAAGCACGACGACATCCTCAGCGTTAACAAAT GTAAGGAGTGCATCGAGCGTCGCCTCACAGCACTCCAGTCAGGGCTCTGCGTCTGA
- the LOC121582574 gene encoding serine/threonine-protein kinase ULK1 isoform X10, whose product MTVKWHQKESLSCLTPPPLAKGTLSEDTIRVFLQQIAGAMRVLQAKGIIHRDLKPQNILLSNPAGRKSHSTNTCIKIADFGFARYLQNNMMAATLCGSPMYMAPEVIMSQNYDAKADLWSIGTILFQCLTGKAPFQASSPQDLRLFYEKNKNLSPNIPRETSCPLRHLLLGLLQRNHKERMDFEEFFRHPFLEASSSMKKTTPAVTMTCFPSSTSASSCSSSSTSHLASPPVSQSLAEVQQLRAKTLTSPTQDAPGFLLKDSSGGVCSSKNSSCDTDDFVMVPAHFPTAELTCEGPTGKVFHDSLMNSGSLLAFGGLGSQCKSPPHSPSYSGSPSPISRPIEFSGSNCGSYGNYGQSLPIPVPTQVHNYQRMEQNLHSPSQEGSPRLSTPVHRCSSNSSLGFGRTGPSPPYPGGHGALSGLRRLSVGGARPFQLSPQVGTIPELPGQARPLGTDTGNEGSQGGALQFLDTRPPAQQQGLGTRLHSAPCLLEAASRGGRQKIRKQHSDPVVANHKAGMMAMRPLHSSPRLSELMQRSPLPTILGSPSRAIPPFEFPKPPSSPNLVTFLAQQGLVLAPPGSRTASDHRDPGQPPTGQLGQYSHRTAEDNKSFGRSQSAGRLSDMLLMAAFGGPLGERGSSENLGSNRGAIDITEPSGGGAVAAGSASPAQVVFTVGSPPSSSTPPQTSRTRQYSAGSSSSISPVGSFTSRYQTGTYLDGFEGPSSPRYSFTDPITANMGGPVTFLAPELPEETLMEQEHTETLRSLRFTLDFACCLMEVAGVRGTGTGAWAEQGDTTPPSLLQQQSLVADQISSLSREWSYAEQLVLYMKTAELLSSALHTAMERIKQGKLYPSATVKQVVKRLNELYKSSVSSCLSLNARLQRFFSRKHRLMDHINTITAERLLFSHTVQMVQAAALDEMFHQGEASVLRYHKALLLMEGLSLLLTKHDDILSVNKCKECIERRLTALQSGLCV is encoded by the exons ATGACAGTCAAATGGCACCAAAAAGAAAG TCTGTCCTGTCTCACCCCTCCACCCCTAGCCAAGGGCACCCTGAGTGAGGACACTATCCGGGTGTTCCTGCAGCAGATAGCCGGGGCCATGAGGGTGCTGCAGGCCAAGGGGATCATTCACAGAGACCTCAAACCACAGAACATCCTGCTCTCCAACCCCGCAGGACGCAAGTCCCACTCCACCAACACCTGCATCAAGATAG CTGACTTTGGGTTTGCCCGGTACCTTCAGAACAACATGATGGCTGCTACTCTGTGTGGGTCCCCTATGTACATG GCACCTGAAGTCATCATGTCTCAAAACTATGATGCCAAAGCTGACCTGTGGAGCATCGGAACCATTTTGTTCCAGTGTCTGACTGGGAAAGCCCCATTTCAG GCTAGCAGTCCCCAGGACCTCCGGCTATTTTATGAGAAAAACAAGAACCTCAGCCCCAA TATCCCCAGAGAGACCTCCTGTCCCCTGAGGCATCTGCTGCTGGGTCTTCTGCAGCGCAACCACAAGGAACGCATGGACTTTG AGGAGTTCTTCCGTCATCCCTTCCTGGAGGCGAGCTCGTCCATGAAGAAAA CAACTCCTGCTGTGACCATGACGTGCTTTCCCAGCTCCACTTCAGCCAGCTCTTGTAGCAGCTCTTCCACCTCACACCTGGCCTCCCCACCAGTGAGT caGTCCCTGGCTGAGGTCCAACAGCTCCGTGCCAAGACCCTCACCTCTCCTACCCAGGATGCCCCTGGCTTCCTCCTCAAGGACTCGTCTGGAGGGGTCTGCAGCAGCAAGAACTCCTCCTGTGACACAGACGACTTTGTCATGGTGCCCGCCCACTTTCCCA CAGCTGAGCTCACCTGTGAGGGGCCTACTGGAAAGGTGTTCCACGACAGTCTGATGAACAGCGG CTCTCTGCTGGCCTTTGGTGGCCTGGGCAGTCAGTGCAAGAGCCCACCCCACTCCCCCTCCTACAGCGGCTCCCCCAGCCCCATCAG TCGGCCTATCGAGTTCTCTGGCAGTAACTGTGGTAGCTATGGTAACTATGGTCAGTCTTTGCCCATTCCGGTTCCCACTCAGGTCCACAACTACCAGCGCATGGAGCAGAACCTACATTCCCCCAGCCAGGAGGGCTCCCCACG GCTGTCCACCCCAGTGCACCGCTGCAGCAGCAATAGTTCACTGGGATTCGGAAGGACTGGCCCATCTCCGCCTTACCCAGGAGGCCACGGGGCCTTGTCTGGCCTCCGCAGGCTGTCTGTAGGAGGGGCCAGACCCTTCCAGCTTTCACCTCAAG TGGGCACCATCCCTGAGCTGCCAGGGCAGGCGCGCCCGCTGGGCACAGACACAGGCAACGAGGGGTCGCAGGGTGGAG CTCTCCAGTTCCTCGACACGCGGCCTCCCGCTCAGCAGCAGGGCCTTGGAACCCGGCTCCACAGCGCCCCCTGTCTCCTGGAGGCTGCTAGCAGAGGCGGCAGGCAAAAGATCAGGAAGCAGCACTCGGACCCAGTGGTGGCCAACCACAAGGCAGGCATGATGGCTATGCGGCCCCTGCACTCCTCCCCCAGGCTGAGTGAACTCATGCAGCGCAGCCCCCTTCCCACTATCCTGGGATCCCCCTCTAGA GCCATCCCACCCTTTGAGTTTCCCAAACCTCCCAGCTCCCCCAACCTGGTGACCTTCCTGGCCCAGCAGGGCCTGGTTCTTGCCCCGCCTGGCAGCAGGACTGCCTCAGACCACAGGGACCCAGGACAGCCTCCTACTGGCCAGCTTGGTCAATACAGCCACAGGACCGCAGAGGACAACAAGAGCTTTGGCAGGTCTCAGAGTGCAGGTCGTCTTTCTGACATGTTGCTGATGGCTGCGTTTGGAGGGCCGCTGGGGGAGCGGGGCAGCAGTGAGAACCTCGGATCTAACAGAGGAGCCATAGACATAACAG AACCCTCTGGTGGTGGTGCCGTGGCTGCAGGCTCAGCCAGCCCAGCCCAGGTGGTGTTCACTGTGGGCTCCCCGCCCAGCAGCAGCACCCCACCACAGACCTCCAGGACCAGGCAGTACTCAG CAGGCTCCTCCAGCTCTATCAGCCCAGTGGGGTCCTTTACCAGCCGATATCAGACAGGCACCTATCTAGACGGCTTCGAGGGTCCCTCCAGTCCACGCTACAGCTTCACGGACCCCATCACGGCCAACATGGGGGGACCGGTCACCTTCCTGGCCCCTGAGCTGCCAGAGGAGACACTGATGGAG CAGGAGCACACAGAGACCCTGAGGAGCCTGCGCTTCACCCTGGACTTTGCCTGCTGTCTGATGGAGGTGGCGGGAGTCAgggggactgggactggggcctGGGCGGAGCAGGGGGACACCACCCCACCCTCCCTCCTGCAGCAGCAGAGCCTGGTGGCAGACCAGATCAGCTCCCTCAGCCGGGAGTGGAG CTATGCGGAGCAGCTGGTGTTGTACATGAAGACTGCAGAGCTCCTGTCGTCTGCCTTACACACAGCCATGGAGCGCATCAAACAGGGCAAACTGTACCCCTCTGCTACTGTCAAACAAG TGGTCAAGAGACTGAATGAGCTGTACAAGTCCAGCGTGTCGTCCTGTCTCTCCCTCAACGCCCGGCTGCAGCGCTTCTTCTCCCGGAAGCACCGTCTCATGGACCACATTAACACCATCACCGCCGAGAGGCTGCTGTTCAGCCACACCGTTCAGATG GTGCAGGCTGCTGCTCTGGATGAGATGTTCCACCAGGGAGAGGCGTCGGTGCTGCGCTACCACAAGGCCCTGCTGCTGATGGagggcctgtccctgctcctcacCAAGCACGACGACATCCTCAGCGTTAACAAAT GTAAGGAGTGCATCGAGCGTCGCCTCACAGCACTCCAGTCAGGGCTCTGCGTCTGA